The following proteins are co-located in the Patescibacteria group bacterium genome:
- a CDS encoding L-threonylcarbamoyladenylate synthase, with translation MKILSPDNIAEAVDLLKQGGVIVYPTETSYGIGCDATNAETVARVFAIKGRPEGKGVTLLLPSSNPFGEELVDWDPKLREMAEKYWPGPLNIIVEVRMGSSIATQCMTGSPVGRSTPEGSTIAVRRSSHPIAQALVDALGVPLVSTSANISGEKELYDAKSIVELFGARNLQPDAIIDAGLLKKNPPSTIITSQNGNVEVLRQGAITLEPSR, from the coding sequence GTGAAAATCCTTTCTCCCGACAACATCGCTGAAGCCGTCGATCTCCTAAAACAAGGCGGCGTGATTGTGTATCCCACGGAAACTTCTTATGGGATTGGATGCGATGCGACGAATGCGGAAACGGTTGCTCGAGTGTTCGCGATCAAAGGCCGACCAGAAGGCAAAGGCGTTACCCTTCTTTTGCCATCGAGTAATCCGTTCGGTGAAGAACTTGTCGATTGGGATCCGAAGCTTCGGGAAATGGCCGAGAAATACTGGCCAGGGCCGCTAAACATCATCGTCGAGGTTCGCATGGGATCATCGATCGCAACGCAATGTATGACCGGCTCGCCCGTAGGGCGGTCTACGCCCGAGGGTTCGACCATTGCGGTTCGTCGATCGAGTCACCCTATCGCACAGGCGCTCGTCGATGCCCTGGGTGTCCCCCTTGTATCAACCAGTGCGAATATCTCTGGGGAAAAAGAGCTGTATGACGCAAAAAGTATTGTCGAACTTTTCGGTGCTCGAAACCTACAACCAGATGCGATCATCGACGCAGGTTTACTCAAAAAAAATCCCCCGTCGACCATTATCACTTCACAAAACGGCAACGTCGAGGTACTTAGGCAGGGCGCAATTACGCTCGAGCCTTCCAGGTAA
- a CDS encoding rRNA adenine N-6-methyltransferase family protein: MNKLAFFKTFLKDISVASVTPTSKHAVKKLCEKIDFAKPGMVIVEYGAGEGVVSKEMLKRMPADGKLILIEQNPVLADHLRKILADPRVTVFTASAEKVDELLATIGISQVDAMMSSIPFTLLKKHEATTLIAKSAKLLGEKGVFVMFQFNPRGKKFLKKSFHHIDSGLVLMNIPPLLTWKARA, from the coding sequence ATGAATAAGCTCGCATTCTTCAAAACCTTTCTTAAGGATATCTCGGTCGCCTCGGTGACGCCCACGAGCAAGCATGCGGTGAAAAAACTCTGTGAGAAAATTGATTTTGCTAAACCAGGCATGGTGATTGTGGAGTACGGCGCGGGGGAGGGGGTGGTCAGTAAAGAAATGCTGAAGCGGATGCCGGCAGATGGAAAGTTAATTTTGATCGAGCAGAACCCGGTGTTGGCTGATCATCTGCGAAAGATTCTCGCCGATCCTCGCGTAACAGTCTTCACTGCCTCGGCGGAGAAGGTCGACGAACTCCTGGCGACTATTGGCATTTCTCAGGTGGACGCCATGATGTCCAGTATCCCGTTTACTTTACTGAAGAAACATGAGGCCACGACACTCATTGCTAAGTCCGCCAAGTTGTTGGGAGAAAAAGGTGTCTTCGTCATGTTTCAGTTTAACCCGCGAGGCAAAAAGTTCCTAAAAAAATCATTTCACCACATTGATTCCGGCCTGGTCCTCATGAATATCCCGCCGCTCCTTACCTGGAAGGCTCGAGCGTAA